From Nicotiana tabacum cultivar K326 chromosome 22, ASM71507v2, whole genome shotgun sequence, one genomic window encodes:
- the LOC107790926 gene encoding uncharacterized protein LOC107790926: MTLSLLSPSPSALCFVGSTSNSSSADFTGHFRKLWTSRSRTGSALPVLTRASSEKDDDKPAFNPFGFVTDNPSSRSAIQMPESPAEDGNVGQMLYRIEDKGKEYGSYVKSGKFRWFVRETGSPESRRGTVIFLHGAPTQSYSYRVVMSQMADSGFHCFAPDWIGFGFSDKPQPGYGFDYTEKEFHEEFEKLLEVLGVTSPFFLVVQGFLVGSYGLTWTLKNPSKISKLAILNTPLTVSSPIPGLFQQLRIPFFGEFTSHNAVMAERFIEAGSAYVLKLEKADVYRLPYLASSGPGFALLEAARKANFSEIASQISSGFASGSWDKPILVAWGISDKYLPQSVAEEFQKGNPDSVKLKLIEGAGHMPQEDWPEKVVDALRMFFR; this comes from the exons ATGACACTCTCTCTTCTCTCCCCTTCTCCGTCTGCTCTATGCTTTGTCGGTTCCACTTCTAATTCGTCGTCGGCTGACTTCACCGGCCATTTCAGAAAGCTATGGACAAGCAGAAGCAGAACCGGATCGGCACTTCCGGTTCTCACGAGAGCTTCTTCAGAGAAAGACGATGATAAACCGGCATTCAACCCGTTCGGTTTTGTCACTGACAATCCGTCTAGCCGAAGTGCAATTCAGATGCCTGAGAGTCCCGCCGAGGACGGAAACGTCGGCCAAATGCTTTAC AGAATTGAAGACAAAGGAAAGGAATACGGATCATATGTCAAATCAGGAAAATTTAGGTGGTTTGTGAGAGAAACAG GATCACCTGAAAGCAGACGCGGGACAGTTATATTTCTCCATGGAGCTCCAACACAATCATACAGCTATCGAGTTGTTATGTCTCAG ATGGCGGATTCTGGGTTTCACTGCTTTGCACCTGACTGGATCGGATTTGGATTTAGTGATAAGCCACAACCTGGTTATGGTTTCGACTACACTG AGAAAGAGTTCCATGAAGAGTTCGAGAAGTTACTTGAAGTCCTGGGAGTGACGTCTCCATTTTTCCTCGTAGTTCAG GGATTCCTTGTGGGTTCATACGGATTGACTTGGACTTTGAAAAATCCCAGTAAAATATCAAAGCTTGCAATTCTGAACACTCCACTGACTGTTTCTTCACCTATTCCTGGACTTTTTCAGCAGCTCAG AATTCCCTTCTTTGGTGAATTTACTTCCCATAATGCAGTAATGGCAGAGCGCTTTATTGAAGCAGGTAGCGC CTACGTCTTAAAGCTGGAGAAGGCTGACGTGTACCGGCTACCATATTTGGCAAGCAGTGGACCTGGATTTG CTTTACTGGAAGCAGCAAGAAAAGCTAATTTCAGTGAGATTGCAAGTCAAATATCATCCGGTTTTGCATCTGGAAG CTGGGATAAACCAATTTTAGTTGCTTGGGGAATATCGGATAAGTATCTCCCGCAATCAGTTGCGGAGGAATTTCAGAAGGGAAATCCCGATTCTGTCAAGCTTAAGCTGATTGAAGGTGCTGGCCATATGCCACAAGAGGACTG GCCGGAGAAAGTAGTTGATGCTCTTAGAATGTTTTTCCGTTGA